CTAAAGTCTTCCATTTTTTCAGTAATTTCATGATAGGGCACCTCGAATTTTTCACAATACATCTTTCGTAGCTTTTCAAGAAGGATGTCATCAACCAAAGAGATCACGGAGTCTATTCCAAAACAGGAAACTTTTAAAGGAGTATCTACAGTAAATCCGATTCCCATAACGGGAATATGGAAGGAATGTGCATTCGTCATTTAATCAATTGTTTAAGTCTTTTGTTCAGCAAAATGCTTATGGAAAATTTTCACGGTATTGTGAAGTATATATATTTTAAGACAGATTTGGCCACCACAAATTTTTGGGTTTTCACACTTACAGCATATGATTTATATCAGGTTTAAAGAATATGATCATATAGAGGTGATTTAAACTTTTTGGACTGAAGTGAAAATTAGTGGCTTTGTGTCCAGATGAAGGGCCGCCTGAACGGAACGGGCAGGCTTTTTAGAGCTGCACCCGCTTGTATTCTGCATGTGATAAAGGATAAGGCCGTTACTTCCTTAAATATTGAACTAGGAAAGGAAAGGGTTGATATGGAAGAGGTAAAGCAAAAACTTCTTCGGCATTTTGAAACGCTGTTTGAAGCAAAGTTGTTTAACGGGCAAACCGCGGTCTAGACCGCGGTTTGCCCTTTCTATTTGGAAAGGGTTTCCAATTCCATTCTACTTTCCAGTTTCCCATTTTTGGAATACGTCTCTTGTTTAACGATTCCCACTCCTTTGGACAGCCAAATTTTATCGCTCATTTCATGATTTGCCATCATCATTTTGGAAGAGGTGTTCGCTGAGATAACAAAACAATCAAAAGTGCCCGCTGGGGCGGTCACGGATTCTTCACCCACCACTGTGCGGTCCGTGGTATTGACTTCAATCTTCATGTTCATCCCACCCATGCTCATGTTGACGTTGATATTGGCATCGGCCAATTCCTGGCCAATAGACAAGGTGTTCGGGATTTCAATATCCGTCCCGGTAATGTCCATTTCAAGGTTCATTGCTTCATATTGTTGTTGCATCTGACTTGGGAAAAGGCTTTTGAAGTCAATTTTTATACCATCTCCCGTACAGGTCATGGTGTAGTCCGATTCAAAGGCATTTTTTCCTTTCGCATCTTCAAACCTCATTTTCATGGTCGCAGAAGTGTTGCTGCCATTGTTGTTCACATTGGTTACGGTATAGGCGGTGGTTCCTTCCAACTTATTCTTTTTATTGTACAAATTATAGGTGTAAGAGGTGCCTTCAGCCATTGGATAATAGGTGCTGCAATTGTCCTGTGCTTTAATTGCCATAATGTATAGGAACAATGAAAGAATGGTCACAAACTTTTTTTTCATGGTCGGATTTATTGTTTTATGAATTCAACACGCCTGTTTTGGGCCTTGCCCTCGGGAGATGAGTTTTCAGCAACGGGTTCCAATTCACCCTTGCCTTCCGTGATCAAACGGCTGCCATCAACACCGTAAACGCTCACCAGGGCACTTTTTACGGCATCGGCCCTACCTTTGGAAAGTTTCATGTTGGCATCGTCCGCACCATCACTATCGGTATGTCCAACAATTTTTAGGTTAATACTACCATCTTGTTGTAAGACTTGATAAATCTGTCTTATAATTCCCATGGATTCAGGTTTTATATTGGTAGAACCCGAATCAAATAGAATTCCATTGGTAGATATCTTTCCCTCTGCAATAAGCTTTCGTCTTAAGTCAACACCACCTTCGGCAATTTTAAGGTTACCAATTAAAACCCTTTCGTTCCTGGTCTCCAGATCGGTTCCGTCAACCTTGAGCTTTAGATAGTTGATAAGTTCCGGTTTATAGATGAACTGGGGAAGGTCCGCTATCTTACTCTCGTTTATCCACAGGCGATATCGGTTTTTGTTCACGGCAATTGAAATATGGATGATGTCCTGATATACGTTCCTTAAATCGCGCGCCAACCTATTGGAAATAGGACTTGGGTTGTCCTTGAACCTGTTGGTTACCTGAACACCAATGGCAATGTACTGGCAAAAATTCAGCGTACTGCTTGCATAGCTTTCATTTAGGGTAAGGTTGGGGGTTTCCGTAAGGTAAATCTCCAATCTCGCCCCTGAACCGGTTTTTTTCGTAAGATTTACAACTTTAAGGTCAAACTCAACGGTATAGTCCTCCGGTAGCGTATTCGCCAGATTGGGCAGCGTTATGCTCCTATTGGTAATGGCGTACCATTTTTCCTGGGAGTCTCCCAAGGTTACAATTTCACCGCCCCCATTGGTATTCCATTTGGAAGGGAAATCTCCGATAAAATCGTTGGCAAAATCATCAAAAAACAAGGGTTTGTCACCGGGCACGTAATCAAATTTGCTGTATACCTGTATTGATTTTGTCCCGCTGGGAGCCGGTTCCCCATTCTTGGTATCCGATTCGGTATTGGGGGATTGGCCACCACCGTTATTAGGGGCCTGGGGGCTGTCTGGGTTTGGTGGCGTTTGCTGTCCCTCTTTTCCCGGCTCCAATATGGAATCCAGGGCTTGGTCGGTCTTCTTTGAGGACTCTTGCTCAACCCGTCGTTCAACGGTTCGTTCAGCGGCTTTTTGTGCCTTTTTACCAAGTTTCTTTAAAAATTGTCCATGGGCCGGTATTGAAAAAGCGGTAATCGTGAGAACAAGCAGTACGGATCTAAACGTCGATTTCATTTTCTTAGGTGTTTTAAGTGTTTGGCCTAAGGAATTAGGCAACTCAAAGTATTAAAAAATGAAAATCGAACAGGCTGTGAATGTATCGTTTACATTGAATTTTGTGTGAAAGGGAGTTAATTCAGGGTATACACGATAATGGAATTTTCCTGGTCTTTGGCCACCAACTCCAATTTTTTGTCGTTGTCCATATCAATAAGGTCAACTACTGAATTTCCATATACCGGAAAATTTGGGATGGGCTTTGCCTGGCTATCGTACAAATGGATTTTTTGGTTCTGTAGGTCCGTTACGGCCACATATATTTTATCATTGATATAGAATATTTTGGGTTTGGTATATACCCCAAGCTCCAACTCCACTTTCTTTCCTTTAATGTTCAAAATATTGTCATCCATGAATACCAGGGTTTTACTGGTAGCGAACATCCCGTGATTTTCCCCCAAATTGAATTTGGTCGCAGACAATTTCCCTTTGATGTCCACCTGATGCAATACCCCTTTTTTATCCGTTACGGAGAACTTGTTCTTGTACAGGAAGACCTCATTGTCAGAGAAGGCAATGGTCCTATTTACGGTAATACGATTGCCTCCCGCACGATGCAGGATTTTTAATTGGCCATTTTCCAATTGAAATACCAAATAATCCTTTTTCCCCATCCTAAAATGCTTTGGGTTGGAAATGATGGGACTTTCAGCTTCGGTATAGGTGAATCCGGATACAATATCCCCGGCACTGTTATACATGTATACCTTTTTGCCCTGGGTCACCACAAATCGGTAATTTCTGTTTTTTTCATAGTCGAATACCGCCAATGGATTAAGGTTGCCTCCTTCAAATTTTTTGTTGAAAGGGGCAACTTCCTCTCCATTTCTGTCAAGGACCAAGAATTGGTTATTGGTACAGAAAGCAAGTTGCAGCTTTCCATTTTTATAGATATCCACCTGATGGATCCTTCCTTGAATTTTCCCCTCCAATTGTCTTTTCCATAAAACCTTGCCTTCGGTGGAAATGAGATACAGATAGTTATCCTGATCCTGCACCACAACCTCATGCTTGTTGGTTCTATGGTTTTTTACAAAGTGAGGGTCGGTAACCAGGTCACTGTCCAATTCCAAATTGAAAATTGGAGCTACGGATTTGTTGGCGGGTTCGTTCTGGATTTTGGTGACCAACAAATTGAAATGTGAAAAATCCCTATCGTTTATCAACTGGGCGGCAAATCCTATTTTTTCCAAGTTTTCTGCTTGAAGTTCCTTTGCCAAATTTGGATTAAAGTGTTGCCCCAGGAAATGGTTCAACCCTTTTTCCCCAGAAATGAAAAGTAGCGAAGATTCACTGCCAATTCTGGATTTCACTTCTTTGTACAGACTTCCTTTGTCAAAGGTGAAACCACTTCGTTTATTCGCAATGATATTCTGCAATGCACTTAGGTCCGTGGCAAAAATATGGGCATTCTCAAATACCGTATAAAAGTTTGATTTGAACTTTTTTGTGAGAGGACTGAACAGATCTTCCACAAATTGATCGTCGTTTAATCGCCATATTTCACTTCCCTGATAGTTTGTGGCATTCACCTTTGCACTTTCAAGAATTGGGTTCAAGCCCTCGTCATCTATGGCGTGTACCACTACTGCTTTCCCAGCATTAAGATAGATTACGCCCACTTCCTCTATGTTCAAGGCCATATCTTTTTTTAGCGATACCACATCCAAAAAGTCCTTTTGGTTATTGAGGAACACCTCATGGTCATTAAAGGAAAAACTGGCTATGGCAAATGCATTCTGTGGTGCTATGGAGGCCGTTCGATCGACCAGCGGAGCAGTGCCCTTGAACAAATTGATGAATTTTTTGGTGGAATCATTGGCGACGGCCACTCCACTGAGCAATAAATCCCCCTGTTGTGTAGTGAAATCCGTAGAAACCCAATCTGCAAAAATGTCCATGTTGGCTTCATCCAATGTCTTAAGTTCCGAAGAGAGTAGGGAGTTGGTCTGCATATTGAAAAAGAGCGATGCCGATTTAAATGTGTTCGCTGTTTGGAACAATCTTTCGAGGGCTTTCGGAATCTGATTTTCACCTTTTGTCCGGATGACATTTTCCAAAAGCAATTGGGAGGAACTCACTACGGATTTGCCATCGATGGCAACAGCATAGAACGTGCTATCATCGAGTTGATATGTGGTGATTTGTCGATTTTCATAGCTTAGGGTCTCCACTTTCCTTTCGGTGTAACGCTCTAAATTCAATGGAATGGAGTCCAATGCCTGAAGTAGGATAAACTCATGATTATCTTTCCCAACCGGGTAAAACGCCAAAATTGAGTTTTGCCCAATTTTGTTGAAATCCAGGGCATCCATTTTTCTTCTGATGGAAGCAAAAAGGGATGTGGCTTTCATCTTATCCATAAAACCGTTGTTTTTAAGTTCGCTCTTAAAACTGTCCGGGTGGTTAATTTTTATGAATACCGTTGCGTTGGGTGGAAAGTAATTTAGGTCGGATTCCGTTTCCTTCTTTTCAATGGTACATGAAAGGACAAGTAGAAAAACCAGTAAGATGCTGAATTTCATGCAAAGGACTTTAGCACAAAGTTACAGCCTTTACCCAAACTCTAAAGTCAATTGTTCAGGTAGCTGTTTAAAGCTTTTGCGGTGGTATTTTGTCAGGCCGTGTTTTCGTATGGCTTCCCTATGTTCCTTTGTAGGGTATCCTTTGTTCCGTATCCAATTGTACATGGGGAATTCTTCGTGGATTTTGGCCATATAGGCATCCCTATGTGTTTTTGCCAATATTGATGCGGCAGCAATACTAATGAATTTGGAGTCACCTTTTACAATACAGCTATGCGCGATACCATTGTAGGGCTTGAACCGATTTCCATCAACCAAAATAAACTCCGGTTCCTTGGTGAGTTGCTGTAAAGAGCGATGCATGGCCAATATGGAAGCATTTAAAATGTTTATGGAATCGATCTCTTCTTCGTGCACGTGGGCAATTCCATAAGAAATGGCCCCTTCTTCCAAAATGGGCCTTAAATGGTCGCGTATTTTTTCCGAAAGCTGTTTGGAATCGTTCAGCGATTCATGTTCAAAATCTTTGGGTAGGATAATGGATGCGGCAGTAACCGGACCCGCCAAACAGCCCCGACCAGCTTCATCCGTTCCGGCCAATGTATTGGGAAACCTATATTTTTTTAGCATTCAAGAACTTTAGGGGTGGCCATAAATTCATTGGACAACACTAATCCAATGTGTTAAAAAATTAACGATTTTACTATAAAAGGATCATTAGCACGAATTATCAATAATTATTGGATTAAAATTAACATTGAATGGGGTGAGCCCCTTTTAAGTTTTGGAATATTAACAATTTATTATCATTTTTGGAAACGCTAATTCAAATAATCTTTAAATGAAATCAATGTTAACTTGGATGTTAACACCATTTTTGGTGTTAACTATGTCCTTCTCTTTAGCTCAAGAGAAAACAATTTCGGGTAATGTGACCGACCAAGATGGTCTCCCCTTACCTGGTGTTTCCATTGTTGTGGTGGGAACCACTAGTGGAACACAAACGGATTTTGACGGTAATTACTCCATTACTGCCAGTCAAGGTCAAGTACTTCGATTCACCTACATTGGGCAGGCTACCGTTAATAGGACGGTTGGTAGTGGCAACACTATAAATGTCCAAATGGAGGAGGATGCACAGGCTTTGGAGGAAGTAGTTGTCGTGGCATACGGAGAAAAATCTAGGCAAAAAGTAATTACAAGTATATCAGAAGTGGATAGTGAGGCCATTGAAGATTTGGTGGTAGACTCTCCCCAAAATATACTTCAAGGGCAAGCGGCTGGTGTTCAAGTGGTTAGTAGTTCAGGTACGATAGGAGCAGCTCCGGAAGTTAGGATAAGAGGAACGAATTCTATCGGGGGTAACTCCAGACCTTTATTTGTTGTTGATGGTGTTGTGCTGGGAGATACTTTTAATACGCTTGCTCAAGGAACAGGGCAAGGGATTAATCCTTTGGCGACTATCAACCCTAACGACATAGAAAGTATTTCAGTATTAAAATCTGCCGCCGCTGCTGCGTTATATGGTTCCCGAGGTGGAAATGGTGTGGTTTTGATAACTACCAAAAGAGGAAGAACGGATGGAAGAGTAACGGTGGATATAAATACGAATGTTTCATTTTCCACGCTTACTGACTCGCCGGATTTAATGAACGCTCAAGAGTTTATTGACTTTACAACATCAATCAGGTCAGTAACAGGGCAAACCTTATTAACAGATAGTGGTGATGATGTTGACATGATAGATCTCGTTACAAGAACAGCAGTTTCAACTAGTAGCAATATTAGTGTGCGCGGGGGTAATGAAAACGTGAATTATTTTATAGGTGCTACACGAGAAAACCTGGAAGTTCCACTAATTGGCGGTGCATTGGATCGAACAAGCTTTCGGGCGAATGTGGAGGCTAAAGCTACTGATTGGTTAACTGCGGGTATGAATCTGAATGTATCGCAAAACAACTTCGACCTTACACCTGCTGAAAATTCTTTTGGTGCTCCGTACACAGTAGCCATATTGCAAAGACCTGACAGAGGGCCATTTGATGAGGATGGAAATTTTAGAACCTCAGGTAATGTAGGTGGGGGTAATGTTATTGCTCAGGAAGTTTTAGAACAAAACGATCAGAATACTACCAGGATTATTGGTAATGCTTATCTAAACTTTGATCTATCATCATTTATACCGGGCCTTAGTTTTAAACAAGAACTGGGAGTTGATAGAAATTTTGATGAGGCTATTCGAAGAGATGTTGAGTTGTTAACCCCGGGTGGATTTGCACTAAATAGAATTTCTCAACAGAATAGAACTATTGTAAATAGTTTGCTTTCCTATAACAAAACTTTTGGGGATCATACTTTAAATATTCTTGCAGGGTATTCTTTTGAAGAGAATGCATTTAGAGTTTTAAGGGCAGATGGTACGGGATTCTTGTCGGACGACCAACGTAATATAGAATCTGCGGCTACTTTCCCGACTACTTTTTCCAGTGGCGACGAAACTACTTTAGTGTCGTACTTGAGTAGGATATCTTATGATTATGCCAATGGTAGATATCTTTTGGAAGGGTCTTTAAGACGAGATGGGTCTTCGGTATTTGGGGCCAATAACCGATTTGGTACATTTTGGTCTTTAGCCGCAGGATGGAATATATCAGAAGAACCATTCATGCAGAATGTAAATTGGATTCAGGGATTAAAGCTTAATGGTAGTTATGGTTCAACCGGTAATGATAGAATATTCACCGCTGCGAATTTCTTCCCTGCTTTGGGAACTTTCGGAACCAATAATTATAATGGAGAATCGGGGCTAACACCTCTTGTGCTAGCGAATCCTGATTTAAAGTGGGAAAGCACAACCACTTGGGATATTGGACTTTCAGCAAGTTTTTTCAACAGAGGTCTTTCATTTACTTTAGAATATTATAACCGAACAACCGATGATTTAATTCTTAATGTTCCGGTGGACCCTACCTTTAATAATGGTCTGAATAGTGTCCTTCAGAATGTTGGTGAAATGGAGAATAGAGGGTTTGAACTGTCGCTTGATGCGGTTATTTTTGATAATCCCGATGGCTTTAGCTGGAATTCAAACTTTAACATTGCCTACAATGTGAATGAGGTAACTTCTTTGCCCGAAACGTCAAGTGTGGATGAACAGGGAAGAAGATTCGTAGAACAGATAGGAGGCTCTTTGGCCAATTCACCACAAAGAGCAGTGGAAGGAGAATCTGCAAACTCATGGTATTTAATTCCTTATATTGGGGTTAATTCGCAAACTGGAGATACAGAGTGGTTGGATGCTGATGGAAATCCAACAACAAGCCCAACTGCCGCGGACAGAAGAATAGTGGGACAGGGCAACCCGGATTTTATAGGAGGGTTTTCAAATGTTTTCACATTTAAAAACTGGTCTCTAAGTACATTATTCAATTATTCTTTTGGTAATGATATGTTACTTACCTCCCGAGAGTTTACTGAAAATCCAGTTAGTGGATTCAACAAGACTACAAGACTATTAAATGTATGGGAGCAACCGGGTGATCAAGCGTTTGTGCCTAGTCCCAGCAGCCCTACCATCTTTACGTTCGCACAAACGTCAACGGCACAGCTGGCGGATGCGTCATTTGTGCGGTTAAAAAATGTTACTTTATCTTATACCTTGCCGCGAAGCTTGATTGACAGAACATTTTTAAATAACATTAGGTTTTTCGTAACAGGCACTAATTTGCTAACCATTAAAAGTGATGATTTGGAAGGGTACGACCCGGAAGGATCCAATAGAGCGGATGGAGCAGGTACTCTTGGCCAGGATTTCTTTACAGTACCTCAAGCTTCTACATTTACATTAGGAATGAATGTTTCGTTCTAAAAGTATTTAATTTATAAAATTATGGATAAGATGAATAAAAATAAGTTAAGTATAATTCTGGCACTATTTCTAATAGTAATGTCTTCATGTGAAGATAGATTGGAATTATTACCGGAAGACGATATCGCGGAGGAGATTGTTTTTAACTCTGAAGTCACGGCCTTAGGGGCGGTTGTCGGAATATATAATAGGGCACAACAGGATGATGTGTTGAACGGAACTTTACAGTTTATGACAGAGTGGCAATCAGACAACGTTGCCTTTGAAGGTACTTTTTCAACATTTGAACAGGTTAGTGTTTATTCCACTTTAGCAACAAATACTTCTATATTTGGAATATGGGATGATAATTATGAAACCATTGGGGCAGCCAATTTGGTGATTGATAATGTTCCCCTTGTGCCTGGAGAGGACTTTACAGAGGCCGAAAGAACCCAGGCCATTGCTGAGGCAAGGTTTATGAGAGCTTTGGTTTATTTTAATGTTTCTACAGTATTTGGACAGCCTTTGCAAGTAGGACAAGGCCGTTCGAATCTAAGTGTTCCTTTGGTTTTAACCTCAGAAACCGGTTTGGAAATCCCAAGAGCAACTTTGGGAGAAGTCCAGGATTTTGTAGAATCTGAATTGCTAGCTGTAATACCTCTTTTGGCTTCCGGTACCAGGATTAAGGCAAACCCTGGTGCAGCAAGGGCGTTATTGGCAAGATTATATCTGTACCAAGAGCGATGGGAAGAAGCAGCTAATATGGCGAATATGGTGATAAGTGATTCATTTTATGAACTGGCTACGGATTATACCTTTTTTGATCAACCTGCTGCTACAGAGCATGTATTTACTTTAGTTAATAACGAAGTAGATGGCCAAGATACTGGTCAAGGTTGGTCGGGTTTAAGTAACCCTCAGCCAGAAGGACGTGGAGATGTGCCGTTCACGCAAAATTTGTTGGATGCCTATGCCGAAGAAGCTGGAGACCTTCGATTTACAACACTCAACCAGGAAGGTCCGGGAGCAATTAGTCCAAA
The sequence above is a segment of the Muricauda sp. SCSIO 64092 genome. Coding sequences within it:
- a CDS encoding OmpA family protein encodes the protein MKSTFRSVLLVLTITAFSIPAHGQFLKKLGKKAQKAAERTVERRVEQESSKKTDQALDSILEPGKEGQQTPPNPDSPQAPNNGGGQSPNTESDTKNGEPAPSGTKSIQVYSKFDYVPGDKPLFFDDFANDFIGDFPSKWNTNGGGEIVTLGDSQEKWYAITNRSITLPNLANTLPEDYTVEFDLKVVNLTKKTGSGARLEIYLTETPNLTLNESYASSTLNFCQYIAIGVQVTNRFKDNPSPISNRLARDLRNVYQDIIHISIAVNKNRYRLWINESKIADLPQFIYKPELINYLKLKVDGTDLETRNERVLIGNLKIAEGGVDLRRKLIAEGKISTNGILFDSGSTNIKPESMGIIRQIYQVLQQDGSINLKIVGHTDSDGADDANMKLSKGRADAVKSALVSVYGVDGSRLITEGKGELEPVAENSSPEGKAQNRRVEFIKQ
- a CDS encoding ribonuclease HII is translated as MKFSILLVFLLVLSCTIEKKETESDLNYFPPNATVFIKINHPDSFKSELKNNGFMDKMKATSLFASIRRKMDALDFNKIGQNSILAFYPVGKDNHEFILLQALDSIPLNLERYTERKVETLSYENRQITTYQLDDSTFYAVAIDGKSVVSSSQLLLENVIRTKGENQIPKALERLFQTANTFKSASLFFNMQTNSLLSSELKTLDEANMDIFADWVSTDFTTQQGDLLLSGVAVANDSTKKFINLFKGTAPLVDRTASIAPQNAFAIASFSFNDHEVFLNNQKDFLDVVSLKKDMALNIEEVGVIYLNAGKAVVVHAIDDEGLNPILESAKVNATNYQGSEIWRLNDDQFVEDLFSPLTKKFKSNFYTVFENAHIFATDLSALQNIIANKRSGFTFDKGSLYKEVKSRIGSESSLLFISGEKGLNHFLGQHFNPNLAKELQAENLEKIGFAAQLINDRDFSHFNLLVTKIQNEPANKSVAPIFNLELDSDLVTDPHFVKNHRTNKHEVVVQDQDNYLYLISTEGKVLWKRQLEGKIQGRIHQVDIYKNGKLQLAFCTNNQFLVLDRNGEEVAPFNKKFEGGNLNPLAVFDYEKNRNYRFVVTQGKKVYMYNSAGDIVSGFTYTEAESPIISNPKHFRMGKKDYLVFQLENGQLKILHRAGGNRITVNRTIAFSDNEVFLYKNKFSVTDKKGVLHQVDIKGKLSATKFNLGENHGMFATSKTLVFMDDNILNIKGKKVELELGVYTKPKIFYINDKIYVAVTDLQNQKIHLYDSQAKPIPNFPVYGNSVVDLIDMDNDKKLELVAKDQENSIIVYTLN
- a CDS encoding ribonuclease HII; translated protein: MLKKYRFPNTLAGTDEAGRGCLAGPVTAASIILPKDFEHESLNDSKQLSEKIRDHLRPILEEGAISYGIAHVHEEEIDSINILNASILAMHRSLQQLTKEPEFILVDGNRFKPYNGIAHSCIVKGDSKFISIAAASILAKTHRDAYMAKIHEEFPMYNWIRNKGYPTKEHREAIRKHGLTKYHRKSFKQLPEQLTLEFG
- a CDS encoding SusC/RagA family TonB-linked outer membrane protein; its protein translation is MKSMLTWMLTPFLVLTMSFSLAQEKTISGNVTDQDGLPLPGVSIVVVGTTSGTQTDFDGNYSITASQGQVLRFTYIGQATVNRTVGSGNTINVQMEEDAQALEEVVVVAYGEKSRQKVITSISEVDSEAIEDLVVDSPQNILQGQAAGVQVVSSSGTIGAAPEVRIRGTNSIGGNSRPLFVVDGVVLGDTFNTLAQGTGQGINPLATINPNDIESISVLKSAAAAALYGSRGGNGVVLITTKRGRTDGRVTVDINTNVSFSTLTDSPDLMNAQEFIDFTTSIRSVTGQTLLTDSGDDVDMIDLVTRTAVSTSSNISVRGGNENVNYFIGATRENLEVPLIGGALDRTSFRANVEAKATDWLTAGMNLNVSQNNFDLTPAENSFGAPYTVAILQRPDRGPFDEDGNFRTSGNVGGGNVIAQEVLEQNDQNTTRIIGNAYLNFDLSSFIPGLSFKQELGVDRNFDEAIRRDVELLTPGGFALNRISQQNRTIVNSLLSYNKTFGDHTLNILAGYSFEENAFRVLRADGTGFLSDDQRNIESAATFPTTFSSGDETTLVSYLSRISYDYANGRYLLEGSLRRDGSSVFGANNRFGTFWSLAAGWNISEEPFMQNVNWIQGLKLNGSYGSTGNDRIFTAANFFPALGTFGTNNYNGESGLTPLVLANPDLKWESTTTWDIGLSASFFNRGLSFTLEYYNRTTDDLILNVPVDPTFNNGLNSVLQNVGEMENRGFELSLDAVIFDNPDGFSWNSNFNIAYNVNEVTSLPETSSVDEQGRRFVEQIGGSLANSPQRAVEGESANSWYLIPYIGVNSQTGDTEWLDADGNPTTSPTAADRRIVGQGNPDFIGGFSNVFTFKNWSLSTLFNYSFGNDMLLTSREFTENPVSGFNKTTRLLNVWEQPGDQAFVPSPSSPTIFTFAQTSTAQLADASFVRLKNVTLSYTLPRSLIDRTFLNNIRFFVTGTNLLTIKSDDLEGYDPEGSNRADGAGTLGQDFFTVPQASTFTLGMNVSF
- a CDS encoding RagB/SusD family nutrient uptake outer membrane protein, translating into MNKNKLSIILALFLIVMSSCEDRLELLPEDDIAEEIVFNSEVTALGAVVGIYNRAQQDDVLNGTLQFMTEWQSDNVAFEGTFSTFEQVSVYSTLATNTSIFGIWDDNYETIGAANLVIDNVPLVPGEDFTEAERTQAIAEARFMRALVYFNVSTVFGQPLQVGQGRSNLSVPLVLTSETGLEIPRATLGEVQDFVESELLAVIPLLASGTRIKANPGAARALLARLYLYQERWEEAANMANMVISDSFYELATDYTFFDQPAATEHVFTLVNNEVDGQDTGQGWSGLSNPQPEGRGDVPFTQNLLDAYAEEAGDLRFTTLNQEGPGAISPNAIFTNKFPDGVNNADDAPVMRVTEMYLTRAEANLRAGTSVGDTPVNDINRLRSRAGLGALGSVDLDIILNERRKELAFEGQRRMDLLRNGLNLRRPGQPQEAQSAPGQNLTIFPIPQQVRDLSPFVEQNPGY